A section of the Hevea brasiliensis isolate MT/VB/25A 57/8 chromosome 17, ASM3005281v1, whole genome shotgun sequence genome encodes:
- the LOC131175282 gene encoding uncharacterized protein LOC131175282, protein MAQRSNSLSRILDENRLTKPNFSDWLRNLRIVLNLECIGYVLDSKLPSPLPPEATEEEHDTLRKWHEDDMQAKCYMLASMTNQLQKQPEKMQTSSEILSHLQELFGENTKLAKYEISKQLFRMKMHEG, encoded by the coding sequence ATGGCACAAAGGTCCAACTCGTTATCACGCATATTAGATGAAAATAGGCTCACCAAACCTAACTTCTCTGACTGGCTAaggaatttgagaattgttctcaaTCTTGAGTGTATAGGATATGTTCTTGATTCTAAACTTCCTAGTCCACTGCCACCTGAGGCCACAGAAGAAGAACATGACACTTTGAGAAAGTGGCATGAAGATGACATGCAAgccaagtgttatatgcttgcttctatgactaatcagTTACAAAAGCAACCTGAGAAAATGCAAACTTCTTCTGAAATACTAAGTCACCTTCAAGAGTTATTTGGTGAAAATACCAAGTTGGCTaaatatgagatatctaaacaactattcagaatgaaaatgcatgaaggctAG